A genomic stretch from Fusarium musae strain F31 chromosome 9, whole genome shotgun sequence includes:
- a CDS encoding hypothetical protein (EggNog:ENOG41), whose amino-acid sequence MGRPDTLGADLYHNRRFPRISNGEIETGMNSEMSEHPCCAIIEHMVHFSKITRNICLSIYLPETTIPMMVAMAGQIERDLEAWTQKLPEAIRPMGSSTQVPSLRGVRDVQWVKRQRLVLNLRYHNLRILLFGSFLLRSTAQERATMSDTKIGIQKCLESAKQTIETIYHTYQHSDFFRTWFYNTTYTVFAASIILVYMTQDAVESEMQPLLRLVDMAIEILMIMDECVVALQAAKLLQGAREKATQKSSQFDNAANPGTSWPDGMVYLNHYWGPLNLLDGELDQNLDMSSIDFDAASLFMSMPH is encoded by the exons ATGGGTAGACCAGATACTCTAGGAGCAGATCTATATCATAACCGACGATTCCCACGCATAAGTAACGGCGAGATCGAAACAGGGATGAATTCTGAGATGTCCGAGCACCCTTGTTGCGCCATCATCGAACACATGGTGCATTTCTCCAAGATCACGAGAAACATCTGCCTGAGCATTTACCTGCCTGAAACTACTATACCAATGATGGTCGCTATGGCGGGCCAAATCGAAAGAGATCTGGAGGCGTGGACACAAAAGCTTCCCGAAGCGATACGGCCAATGGGATCGTCTACTCAGGTACCGTCTTTGAGAGGCGTCAGGGATGTTCAGTGGGTGAAACGACAGAGACTTGTTCTCAATTTGC GATATCATAACCTGAGAATACTTCTCTTCGGGTCCTTTCTCTTGAGGTCAACAGCGCAGGAGAGGGCGACTATGAGTGACACAAAAATAGGCATTCAAAAGTGTCTCGAATCAGCAAAGCAAACGATTGAAACCATCTATCATACATATCAGCACAGTGACTTCTTCCGAACATG GTTCTACAACACAACATACACAGTATTTGCCGCGAGCATAATACTGGTATACATGACCCAAGACGCAGTCGAGAGCGAAATGCAACCGTTACTTCGTCTGGTCGACATGGCGATCGAGATTCTTATGATTATGGACGAGTGCGTTGTCGCTCTGCAAGCGGCAAAGCTGTTACAAGGAGCGAGGGAAAAGGCGACACAGAAGTCGTCTCAGTTTGATAACGCCGCGAATCCAGGGACGTCTTGGCCTGATGGGATGGTCTACCTGAATCACTACTGGGGACCACTGAATCTGCTGGATGGGGAACTGGATCAGAACCTCGATATGTCGTCGATAGACTTTGATGCCGCGAGCTTGTTTATGTCTATGCCTCATTAG
- a CDS encoding hypothetical protein (EggNog:ENOG41): MPSSTQPNQTSDDVHLDVIVVGAGLAGLAAAISISLSGHNVTVLESAKELLEVGAGLQVTPNCTRILQKWNLPDRLWKSAAEPTSLVVHRYSGRTLAIEPDFHKHIRKKYGAPFIDLHRVDLQLALYDKAKELGVKFKLGDRVKDIDFSIPEVTTEAGAKYTGDLIVAADGLWSKCRSKFLGSEDKPMPTGDLAYRVVLDAKDIDDPELREWVERPTVHFWIGPGAHAVGYSLRGGQMYNVVLLVPDDLPSDVSRQAGSVEEMRELFNDWDPILARFLGQVDKVDKWKLMHREELDSWINDDSNFVFVGDACHPMLPYLAQGANSAVEDGAVLGLLLGHVKSKHQLPQALSMYERLRKSRGEAIVRETFKQRESFHMPDGPAQEARDQTFLSQLGAEELKGPFPSRWTCPQVQPWLYGYDAFDVVEDAVKREPFTE, encoded by the exons ATGCCAAGTTCAACT CAACCCAACCAAACCAGTGATGATGTCCACTTGGATGTAATTGTTGTCGGCGCTGGCCTTGCGGGTCTCGCCGCAGCGATCTCCATTTCTCTTTCAGGCCACAATGTCACTGTCCTAGAGTCCGCAAAAGAACTACTCGAG GTCGGTGCTGGCTTACAAGTCACCCCCAATTGTACCCGCATCCTCCAAAAATGGAACCTCCCCGACAGACTCTGGAAATCAGCCGCCGAACCTACGTCACTCGTCGTCCATCGATATTCCGGCCGAACGCTTGCTATAGAGCCCGATTTCCACAAGCATATCCGCAAGAAGTACGGCGCCCCGTTCATCGACCTCCACCGCGTAGACCTCCAGCTCGCGCTCTACGACAAGGCTAAAGAATTGGGCGTCAAGTTCAAGCTTGGCGATAGGGTGAAGGACATTGACTTTAGCATTCCCGAGGTCACCACCGAGGCTGGGGCCAAGTACACTGGGGACCTCATTGTTGCAGCGGACGGACTCTGGTCTAAATGCCGTTCCAAGTTTCTCGGCAGTGAGGATAAGCCCATGCCCACTGGAGATCTGGCTTACCGCGTTGTACTGGACGCGAAGGATATTGACGATCCTGAGCTGCGGGAGTGGGTCGAACGTCCAACCGTGCACTTCTGGATCGGTCCAGGCGCTCATGCTGTTGGATATTCCTTGCGTGGCGGGCAGATGTATaatgttgttcttcttgttccgGATGATCTCCCATCGGACGTCAGTCGACAGGCTGGCTCAGTGGAGGAGATGCGAGAGTTGTTCAACGATTGGGATCCAATTCTGGCAAGATTTCTCGGTCAGGTTGATAAGGTCGACAAGTGGAAACTGATGCACA GGGAGGAGCTCGATTCATGGATCAACGACGATTCCAATTTCGTATTTGT TGGTGATGCCTGCCATCCGATGCTCCCCTATCTAGCCCAAGGCGCCAACTCCGCGGTGGAAGACGGTGCAGTTCTGGGCCTACTTCTCGGCCATGTCAAGTCGAAGCACCAATTACCACAGGCCTTGTCTATGTATGAACGGCTACGCAAGTCACGTGGAGAAGCCATCGTGAGAGAAACCTTCAAACAG CGGGAGTCTTTCCATATGCCTGATGGGCCAGCTCAAGAGGCCCGCGATCAGACTTTCCTGTCTCAACTTGGCGCTGAGGAACTCAAGGGACCGTTCCCAAGTAGGTGGACTTGTCCGCAGGTTCAGCCTTGGCTTTATGGTTATGATGCAttcgatgttgttgaagatgcagTGAAGCGTGAACCATTTACTGAATAG
- a CDS encoding hypothetical protein (EggNog:ENOG41~CAZy:GH3) yields MDVQATLKTLSLQEKVRLLSGTPDDFVSIAGIPEKGIAPLKTADSIGGIRPSEFNSTLTTACFPNTACIASTWNTELLGKMGSELTRQAKIKHAQMILGPTINIQRDPRAGRNFECFSEDPLLSGYMAAAIVNGIQSQGYGACAKHFVCNDSETQRRYYNVEESPNGRALREIYLAAWWFLLRKSNPAGVMTAYNKVDGTFCCDSESLIQDILRKEWGYQGIIMSDWFGTRSTVAAMKASVDVEMPVPVFRGERLIKAVTAGEISEEVIDASVARLLELRNRTQAAQSDGPEKSEIIQETNDIARQLAQEGIVLLKNENQTLPLPSSSGLRIGVIGEYAKKAVFTGGGSASCNPQYRQVPFDLLREALPNKDTLSYASGVRMRRIIPTVPADIVTTREGKKGVEVAYYNAGQDEPIITETLEDAAINLMAQGKPGLKTPGSHVKMTTNLVPTTTGTHTLALRHSGSLNVEVDGVSVLKGNAPDITTEQFLFNLIKLESRVELQMEAGKSYHISVTMQSREPVIGEPTPYGLTLAFEEEYSEEKAISEAVEVAKSSDITIIYAGRSEQYESEGFDLEDITLPANQVAMIKAVAAASKNTAVLLHCGNPIDISSFVDDVDAIVNMHFPGQEGPQAMVDILTGKVNPSGKLTATWFKTLEDWPSFGNFPAQKDTSGNFTIKYAEGLKIGYRAQVTENRVQFPFGHGLSYTSFSYDRLRAKLDSSSNPSVLAVSVSVTNAGSVTGKEVVQVYICPPTNGADWRPIRELKGFTKVELSPGETREVFVQIDVDTFNSHWNEESYAWAVDEGEYGVEVGDQRATCII; encoded by the exons ATGGATGTTCAAGCTACTCTAAAGACACTTTCTCTGCAAGAAAAAGTCCGGCTACTGTCTGGTACGCCAGATGACTTTGTCTCAATCGCAGGCATCCCTGAAAAGGGTATTGCGCCACTGAAG ACAGCTGATTCAATCGGCGGAATACGTCCTAGTGAATTCAACAGTACACTCACAACAGCATGCTTCCCCAACACAGCCTGCATAGCCTCAACATGGAACACCGAGCTCCTGGGGAAAATGGGCTCTGAGCTTACTCGCCAAGCGAAGATCAAGCATGCGCAGATGATCCTCGGTCCTACTATTAACATCCAGAGAGATCCTCGGGCTGGACGTAACTTTGAGTGTTTTAGTGAAGATCCGCTACTCTCGGGATACATGGCTGCGGCTATTGTGAACGGTATCCAGAGTCAAGGCTATGGAGCTTGTGCGAAGCATTTTGTTTGCAATGACTCTGAGACACAAAGGCGGTATTATAATGTTGAAGAGTCTCCCAATGGCAGGGCTTTGAGGGAGATTTACTTGGCTGCTTGGTGGTTTCTCTTGAGGAAATCAAACCCTGCAGGCGTCATGACAGC GTACAATAAAGTTGATGGAACATTTTGCTGCGACAGCGAAAGTCTCATTCAAGACATTCTCCGAAAAGAATGGGGTTACCAAGGCATCATCATGTCAGATTGGTTCGGAACTCGTTCTACCGTCGCTGCCATGAAGGCCAGCGTCGACGTTGAGATGCCTGTACCTGTCTTCAGAGGCGAACGACTCATCAAGGCTGTAACTGCTGGTGAGATCAGCGAAGAGGTAATCGATGCTAGCGTGGCCAGACTTCTTGAGCTACGAAACCGCACGCAAGCGGCACAGAGTGACGGGCCAGAGAAGTCGGAGATCATCCAGGAGACTAATGACATCGCCCGTCAACTCGCTCAGGAAGGTATCGtgcttctcaagaatgagAACCAAACTCTTCCACTGCCATCATCCAGTGGTTTGAGGATCGGAGTCATTGGCGAGtatgccaagaaggctgtCTTCACCGGCGGTGGTAGCGCGTCATGCAACCCTCAGTATCGCCAAGTCCCATTCGATCTCTTGCGCGAAGCATTGCCGAATAAAGATACTCTCTCATACGCAAGTGGCGTTCGCATGCGCCGCATTATTCCGACTGTCCCTGCGGATATCGTTACGACACGtgagggcaagaagggcgTTGAAGTGGCTTATTATAACGCCGGCCAAGATGAGCCAATTATCACAGAGACTTTGGAAGACGCTGCTATCAACCTGATGGCTCAGGGAAAGCCAGGGCTGAAGACGCCTGGATCCCATGTCAAGATGACCACCAACCTCGTTCCTACGACTACTGGAACACACACGCTCGCACTTCGTCACTCGGGATCGCTCAAcgtcgaggttgatggtgtCTCTGTGCTAAAGGGCAATGCACCGGATATTACAACCGAGCAGttcctcttcaacttgaTCAAGCTTGAGTCACGAGTTGAGCTTCAGATGGAAGCAGGAAAGTCATACCACATCTCTGTCACCATGCAATCAAGGGAACCTGTCATTGGCGAGCCTACTCCATATGGCCTCACACTGGCCTTTGAGGAAGAATACTCCGAAGAAAAAGCTATATCAGAAGCAGTCGAAGTTGCAAAGTCATCTGATATCACCATCATATACGCCGGTCGCAGCGAGCAGTACGAGTCTGAAGGATTTGACCTTGAAGATATCACTCTTCCTGCCAACCAAGTCGCCATGATCAAGGCTGTCGCTGCTGCTTCTAAGAACACGGCTGTTCTGCTTCACTGCGGTAACCCGATTGACATCAGTAGCTTCGTcgatgatgtcgatgctATTGTGAACATGCACTTCCCTGGTCAAGAAGGTCCCCAGGCTATGGTTGACATCTTAACTGGAAAGGTGAACCCCAGTGGGAAGTTGACGGCGACTTGGTTCAAGACACTCGAGGACTGGCCTAGCTTTGGGAACTTCCCTGCTCAGAAGGATACATCTGGGAACTTTACCATCAAGTACGCGGAGGGCTTGAAGATCGGTTACCGTGCACAAGTGACGGAGAACCGAGTACAGTTCCCATTCGGTCATGGACTGTCTTACACTTCGTTCTCATACGACCGTCTGAGGGCCAAATTGGACTCCTCGTCAAATCCTTCAGTTCTCGCAGTCAGCGTAAGTGTAACCAATGCTGGCAGTGTAACTGGCAAAGAAGTGGTGCAGGTCTACATCTGTCCTCCGACGAATGGAGCTGATTGGAGGCCAATTCGGGAATTGAAGGGTTTCACCAAGGTTGAGCTTTCACCGGGCGAGACTAGAGAAGTATTCGTGCAAATTGATGTCGATACTTTCAACAGTCATTGGAATGAGGAGTCGTATGCTTGGGCGGTGGACGAGGGCGAGTATGGCGTGGAGGTTGGAGACCAACGTGCCACTTGTATTATTTAG
- a CDS encoding hypothetical protein (EggNog:ENOG41): protein MENSRETRSAPKLVIPKRILRTSGNVSSGKEVPYFTLSNGGSKDKAEVIFDYGRCEGGFPVFAIESATASEGQQQVAFQVTYSETVEGIDSENGDGPFFLFSNAMDSYRVCQHHVTATNDTQTVKPRFTQASQRYQKITLLDSNSSIVFSKVGFQAVRPDATVKANFHCSDETINRIWRDGVRTVDLCTVARKETVPAWDVTDEGTRVYGSHWAPCRQGTRWKDYKVTFLTKVEEHGASWAVRMITNGLIFCLDTRSRTLTAVEGLSNKSSILPSIERGSWQLPETLDLSGWLTIETMALEDRVTVTIGGDEVATVRDIYVKAMLGNGLVNNGSIAFGGPPGWVALYRDLLVADHVGQILYENSLLLPDALHTFDDFQVGTNKLACIIDGAKRDRASFGGDAFVTGRSIAYSTTDFEAWKGTIQLLLSHQTKEGYLGNLCPIQAPEHDGADDPPHYGHYSLTYALLLVVSIKDYWLHSGDWSLVEKSYRQLERQMEFTKRFLNSDGLVQAPPYLSMTWFPMGGPVFGVSTGLNLAYLDALNAMASMSTNSEAASQYVSQAAALKESLIRMLSNNEQGTMRPALSLGPDGVFQDVNAYAATLGVSPDHPKLVEGIFPASESLPSAFRGLDKWDKFGLTSPYASGFALEALFAKSEGMKALELLSQVWGDMADQDNPNYSGAHWEAMKTDGSPFNHDVSLAHGWSSWPVFLLPRYLAGVYPLEAGWKGIGVEPVLAGLEEVAYSLETPQGSFSAVVRVSEAQGQGSIKLLVPHGSTAVVKAPEGWSLENDGVIQGSGTEISVKLLKQGL, encoded by the exons ATGGAGAATTCACGGGAGACCCGCAGCGCACCAAAGCTCGTTATCCCAAAACGAATTTTGCGAACTTCAGGAAATGTTTCAAGCGGAAAGGAGGTGCCGTATTTTACCTTGAGCAATGGCGGCTCTAAGGACAAGGCGGAAGTCATCTTTGACTATGGCCGATGCGAAGGCGGCTTTCCTGTCTTCGCCATTGAGTCTGCAACAGCGTCCGAAGGACAGCAACAAGTCGCGTTTCAAGTCACTTACAGTGAGACTGTAGAGGGAATTGACAGCGAGAATG GCGATGGcccattcttcttgttctccaaTGCCATGGACAGCTATCGAGTTTGCCAACACCACGTCACCGCCACGAACGATACTCAAACCGTCAAACCTCGATTTACTCAAGCGTCCCAGAGGTATCAAAAGATTACGCTGCTGGACTCCAACTCGAGTATCGTGTTCTCCAAGGTCGGCTTCCAAGCCGTGCGTCCTGATGCCACTGTCAAAGCCAACTTCCACTGCTCTGACGAAACCATCAATCGTATCTGGAGAGATGGTGTTCGAACCGTCGACTTGTGTACCGTCGCTAGAAAAGAGACTGTTCCAGCATGGGATGTTACTGACGAGGGCACTCGTGTTTACGGAAGCCACTGGGCACCGTGTCGCCAGGGTACGAGATGGAAGGACTACAAGGTCACGTTCTTGACAAAGGTTGAGGAACATGGTGCGAGCTGGGCAGTTCGCATGATTACAAACGGTCTCATATTCTGCTTGGATACCAGGAGCAGAACGTTGACAGCCGTGGAGGGACTGTCGAACAAATCATCTATCTTACCGTCGATTGAGAGAGGGTCATGGCAATTGCCAGAGACCCTGGACCTGTCAGGATGGTTGACCATCGAGACCATGGCGTTGGAAGATCGCGTTACTGTCACTATTGGAGGCGATGAGGTTGCTACTGTCAGGGACATTTATGTGAAGGCGATGCTTGGAAACGGGCTTGTCAACAACGGCTCTATCGCATTTGGTGGGCCGCCGGGTTGGGTTGCACTCTACCGAGATCTATTAGTCGCAGATCACGTCGGACAGATTCTCTACGAGAACTCGCTATTACTGCCCGATGCTCTTCATACGTTTGATGACTTCCAGGTTGGAACAAACAAGCTCGCCTGTATCATTGATGGTGCAAAGAGAGACCGAGCTTCCTTCGGTGGTGATGCCTTTGTTACCGGGCGGTCGATTGCATACTCCACCACTGACTTTGAAGCGTGGAAAGGGACTatacagcttcttctcagtcaCCAAACCAAGGAAGGGTATCTTGGCAACCTCTGTCCCATCCAGGCTCCAGAGCACGATGGCGCAGACGACCCGCCGCACTACGGTCACTACAGTCTGACGTATGCACTGTTACTGGTCGTCTCGATCAAGGATTACTGGCTGCATTCGGGCGATTGGTCTCTCGTTGAGAAGTCATATCGTCAACTTGAACGACAGATGGAGTTTACAAAGAGGTTCTTGAATTCTGATGGTTTGGTGCAAGCCCCGCCGTATCTCTCGA TGACGTGGTTCCCCATGGGCGGCCCTGTCTTTGGTGTCTCAACCGGACTGAACCTTGCATATCTTGATGCCCTAAATGCCATGGCATCAATGTCTACAAATAGTGAAGCCGCATCTCAATATGTCTCTCAAGCAGCGGCTCTGAAGGAATCCTTGATCCGTATGCTTTCGAATAATGAGCAAGGTACCATGCGACCTGCTCTATCTCTGGGCCCTGACGGAGTCTTCCAAGACGTCAACGCGTATGCTGCGACTCTAGGTGTATCCCCAGACCATCCAAAATTGGTAGAGGGCATATTTCCAGCCAGTGAATCTTTACCTTCCGCATTCAGAGGTCTCGATAAATGGGACAAGTTTGGACTTACCAGTCCCTACGCATCTGGCTTTGCACTAGAAGCTCTCTTCGCTAAGAGCGAGGGCATGAAGGCATTAGAGCTGTTATCTCAGGTATGGGGCGACATGGCGGACCAGGATAACCCGAACTACTCTGGGGCTCACTGGGAAGCTATGAAAACTGATGGTTCGCCTTTCAATCATGATGTATCACTTGCTCATGGGTGGTCTTCGTGGCCAGTCTTTCTGCTACCAAGATATCTTGCTGGAGTATATCCTCTCGAGGCTGGCTGGAAAGGGATTGGTGTCGAGCCTGTTCTTGCAGGCCTGGAGGAGGTGGCATATTCACTCGAGACTCCTCAAGGGTCCTTTTCAGCGGTAGTACGTGTGAGTGAGGCGCAGGGACAAGGCAGCATTAAGCTGTTAGTACCTCATGGTAGTACTGCCGTAGTCAAGGCTCCGGAGGGCTGGAGTTTGGAAAATGATGGTGTAATTCAAGGCTCTGGAACAGAGATATCTGTAAAGCTGTTAAAGCAGGGCCTATAG